One Sanguibacter keddieii DSM 10542 genomic window carries:
- a CDS encoding DUF4255 domain-containing protein, with protein sequence MLIPAVEDALTAYLDRAVPLSGHQATVSFDPPTPAWAEQTTGRTVSMFLVGITRSPQPPRASAPRASSEGRIERRAPLPLVQLSYLVSSWAEDVRAEHGLLGDVLTRLMTAQVLPEWAVEAELSSSVQVALAADDVLAVTHLWRSLGAPHRAGFVLQVTVASDAFDWELAPPSVTDVSTSASVLPRPTPGDATTPGIGPRRSGTPTRGTDQG encoded by the coding sequence GTGCTCATCCCCGCCGTCGAAGACGCCCTCACCGCCTACCTGGACCGCGCGGTCCCGCTCTCCGGGCACCAGGCCACCGTGTCCTTCGACCCGCCCACGCCGGCCTGGGCGGAGCAGACCACCGGTCGCACGGTGAGCATGTTCCTCGTCGGGATCACCCGCAGCCCCCAGCCGCCACGGGCCTCCGCCCCGCGCGCGTCCTCCGAGGGCCGCATCGAGCGGCGCGCACCGCTCCCGCTCGTCCAGCTGAGCTACCTCGTGAGCAGCTGGGCCGAGGACGTCCGCGCCGAGCACGGGCTGCTCGGCGACGTCCTCACCCGCCTCATGACCGCGCAGGTCCTCCCCGAGTGGGCGGTCGAGGCCGAGCTCTCGTCCTCGGTCCAGGTGGCCCTCGCCGCGGACGACGTCCTCGCCGTCACCCACCTGTGGCGCAGCCTCGGTGCACCGCACCGGGCGGGCTTCGTCCTGCAGGTGACCGTCGCCTCCGACGCCTTCGACTGGGAGCTGGCACCCCCGAGCGTCACCGACGTCAGCACGTCGGCCTCCGTGCTGCCCCGCCCCACCCCGGGCGACGCCACGACCCCAGGCATCGGCCCGCGCCGGTCCGGGACGCCCACGCGGGGGACCGACCAGGGATGA
- a CDS encoding DUF4280 domain-containing protein produces MGAPAVVTTAQVVCAMGAAPATLTVLPVSRVLVEGKPVATVRDMLPLVNVPTFGMCMSLANPSVATATAAALGVLVPMPCVPVLTGPWSPGSAKTLVGGAPTVQQSSMCQCAYGGVVQVLLPGATKTFIG; encoded by the coding sequence GTGGGAGCACCCGCCGTCGTCACCACCGCCCAGGTCGTCTGCGCGATGGGCGCGGCCCCGGCCACGCTCACGGTGCTGCCCGTCAGCCGGGTGCTCGTCGAGGGCAAGCCGGTGGCCACGGTCCGCGACATGCTGCCGCTGGTCAACGTGCCGACCTTCGGCATGTGCATGTCGCTCGCCAACCCCAGCGTCGCCACCGCGACCGCCGCCGCCCTCGGGGTGCTCGTCCCCATGCCGTGCGTGCCGGTGCTCACCGGGCCGTGGTCGCCCGGGTCGGCCAAGACGCTGGTCGGCGGAGCGCCCACGGTGCAGCAGTCGAGCATGTGCCAGTGCGCCTACGGGGGAGTGGTCCAGGTGCTCCTGCCGGGCGCCACCAAGACCTTCATCGGCTGA
- a CDS encoding septum formation family protein, translated as MHGPGRLAGAHHRPAPRRTLTSSRALAAGALVVGALALAACSGDDDSEGVSVLDLEPGACVLAQPEVTTEVETLTRVPCDVAHQQEVYAKVAYTAPDGTVGDFPGDAALVTFADGACAEAFEDYVGVDYRDSTLYFTYLLPSARGWDQGPDRDVLCFVTTTGATLTGSVEGTGT; from the coding sequence GTGCACGGACCAGGACGCCTCGCCGGCGCACACCACCGGCCTGCGCCCCGCCGCACCCTGACCTCCTCCCGGGCACTCGCCGCAGGCGCCCTCGTCGTCGGTGCGCTCGCGCTCGCGGCGTGCTCCGGCGACGACGACTCCGAGGGGGTCTCGGTCCTGGACCTCGAGCCCGGGGCCTGCGTCCTCGCGCAGCCCGAGGTGACCACCGAGGTCGAGACGCTCACCCGCGTGCCCTGCGACGTGGCCCACCAGCAAGAGGTCTACGCCAAGGTCGCCTACACCGCGCCCGACGGCACCGTGGGCGACTTCCCCGGGGACGCCGCGCTCGTGACCTTCGCCGACGGTGCCTGCGCCGAGGCCTTCGAGGACTACGTCGGGGTCGACTACCGGGACTCCACGCTCTACTTCACCTACCTGCTGCCCTCCGCGCGAGGCTGGGACCAGGGCCCGGACCGTGACGTCCTCTGCTTCGTCACCACCACCGGCGCGACGCTCACCGGCTCCGTCGAGGGCACCGGCACCTAG
- a CDS encoding MarR family winged helix-turn-helix transcriptional regulator, giving the protein MDFTERVVAQWAERRPDLDVSPVLVLGRVQRIAAALTAASDTTLAPEGLTRGEFDLLTALRRAGRPLRPSEITTVTSASGAAITKRLDRLTRDGLVERTGSDRDRRVVLVTLTPAGEELVDRLFAPHVAQEAAVLDGLTPAEVAELERLLAHLLHVVDPQTY; this is encoded by the coding sequence GTGGACTTCACCGAACGCGTCGTCGCCCAGTGGGCCGAGCGCCGGCCCGACCTCGACGTCTCGCCCGTCCTCGTCCTCGGTCGCGTGCAGCGCATCGCCGCCGCGCTCACCGCCGCGAGCGACACCACCCTCGCCCCCGAGGGACTCACCCGCGGCGAGTTCGACCTGCTCACCGCCCTGCGTCGCGCCGGCAGGCCCCTGCGCCCCAGCGAGATCACGACCGTCACCAGCGCCTCCGGCGCCGCCATCACCAAGCGCCTCGACCGCCTCACCCGCGACGGCCTCGTCGAGCGCACCGGCTCCGACCGCGACCGCCGGGTCGTGCTCGTCACCCTCACGCCCGCAGGCGAAGAGCTCGTCGACAGGCTCTTCGCGCCGCACGTCGCCCAGGAGGCCGCCGTCCTCGACGGCCTCACCCCCGCCGAGGTCGCCGAGCTCGAGCGCCTCCTCGCCCACCTGCTCCACGTCGTCGACCCCCAGACCTACTGA
- a CDS encoding FUSC family protein yields MPTTKTPTMKTPPLKTETSQTRTTAAPPPPQAPATRRAAARGVLSTSHLTAALTMQPADATVAAAIRAGLAVGGALVVGHLSGLPGAAGFAALGALASVYVRWAPYRRRAELVGLAGLMITGSVLVASLTALAGWPAPVEMLVVSLVAAGTSLLTLAVRTGPPGPVMAIFAAGAAVAGDPSLADVGVRTGATLGGAVLAWLVCMSGYVLRPSEPAALAVRRALRSEPLDPVRLSQAREVLADDLSHRRTAPAARDLALLLAEVESGESASVTVDSHLAVPERRTLLDVARATVRSGEVTVPVLRIGAGALVASLAALALGWGHPAWAAVGAAAALQGRHVHTNTPRALQRAVGTAVGALLAWPLLEAHLGFWAVVAVVVALQVVTELLVLRNYAVAMLVITPMALLMTSLGAPADGSLALDRALTTVLGAAVGVLMTVVVHDRWEQAPGH; encoded by the coding sequence GTGCCGACCACCAAGACGCCGACCATGAAGACGCCGCCCCTGAAGACAGAGACGAGCCAGACCCGCACGACCGCCGCTCCGCCGCCGCCCCAGGCGCCGGCCACGCGCCGGGCGGCCGCCCGCGGCGTGCTCTCGACGAGCCACCTCACCGCCGCGCTCACCATGCAGCCGGCCGACGCGACGGTCGCCGCCGCGATCCGTGCCGGCCTGGCCGTCGGTGGTGCTCTCGTCGTCGGGCACCTCTCCGGGCTCCCTGGCGCCGCGGGCTTCGCCGCACTCGGCGCGCTCGCCTCGGTCTACGTCCGGTGGGCCCCCTACCGGCGCCGCGCGGAGCTGGTCGGTCTCGCGGGCCTCATGATCACCGGCTCGGTGCTCGTCGCCTCGCTCACGGCCCTCGCCGGGTGGCCGGCGCCGGTCGAGATGCTCGTCGTGTCGCTCGTGGCCGCCGGGACCAGCCTGCTCACCCTCGCGGTGCGCACCGGGCCGCCGGGACCCGTCATGGCGATCTTCGCGGCCGGGGCTGCGGTCGCCGGGGACCCGAGCCTCGCCGACGTCGGCGTCCGGACCGGCGCCACGCTCGGCGGCGCCGTCCTCGCGTGGCTGGTCTGCATGTCGGGCTACGTCCTGCGCCCCAGCGAGCCTGCCGCACTGGCCGTGCGACGCGCCCTGCGGTCCGAGCCGCTCGACCCGGTGCGCCTGTCACAGGCCCGCGAGGTGCTCGCGGACGACCTCAGCCACCGACGCACCGCCCCTGCCGCCCGCGACCTCGCGCTCCTGCTCGCCGAGGTCGAGAGCGGCGAGAGCGCGTCGGTGACCGTGGACTCGCACCTCGCCGTCCCGGAGCGCCGCACGCTCCTCGACGTCGCCCGAGCGACCGTGCGCTCGGGCGAGGTGACGGTGCCCGTCCTGCGGATCGGCGCCGGCGCGCTGGTGGCCTCCCTCGCGGCGCTCGCCCTCGGCTGGGGGCACCCGGCGTGGGCCGCCGTCGGCGCGGCGGCCGCACTCCAGGGACGGCACGTCCACACCAACACCCCGCGCGCGCTGCAGCGTGCCGTCGGCACGGCGGTCGGCGCGCTCCTCGCCTGGCCGCTGCTCGAGGCGCACCTGGGGTTCTGGGCGGTCGTCGCGGTGGTCGTGGCGCTCCAGGTGGTCACCGAGCTGCTGGTGCTGCGCAACTACGCGGTCGCGATGCTCGTCATCACGCCGATGGCACTGCTGATGACGTCGCTCGGGGCTCCGGCGGACGGGTCGCTCGCGCTCGACCGAGCACTGACGACCGTCCTCGGGGCGGCCGTCGGGGTGCTCATGACGGTCGTGGTCCACGACCGCTGGGAGCAGGCACCGGGGCACTAG
- a CDS encoding DUF6518 family protein, which translates to MIANPTSSAPDAVRRPERQAETWARAAAVVLASFAIGMLTFFAQGILPDALTSFANSASGWTLVTVLLLAWARPSTPLAAALGAVSFGVLTVGYSASAHLHGLFYDPTVFVVVGVVVGPFVGVATSWLRAGSEWRATAGTALLAGIGLGEAFYGLTAVAETTSPVYWSTIGVVALGLLVVMLVRRIRSTLARGAAVVGAAAVAGAFLAAYSALGATSFS; encoded by the coding sequence ATGATCGCGAACCCGACAAGTAGTGCGCCTGACGCCGTGAGACGTCCCGAGCGGCAGGCAGAGACGTGGGCGCGCGCCGCAGCGGTCGTCCTGGCGAGCTTCGCGATCGGGATGCTGACCTTCTTCGCCCAGGGGATCCTCCCCGATGCTCTGACCTCGTTCGCGAACTCCGCGTCCGGCTGGACCTTGGTCACCGTCCTCCTGCTCGCCTGGGCTCGACCGTCCACGCCGCTCGCGGCGGCGCTCGGAGCCGTGAGCTTCGGCGTGCTGACTGTGGGCTACTCAGCCTCGGCCCACCTGCACGGCCTGTTCTACGACCCGACGGTGTTCGTCGTCGTCGGCGTCGTCGTCGGGCCCTTCGTCGGGGTGGCGACCAGCTGGCTCCGGGCAGGCTCCGAGTGGCGTGCCACCGCAGGTACCGCGCTGCTGGCGGGGATCGGTCTCGGCGAGGCCTTCTACGGGCTGACCGCTGTCGCTGAGACGACCAGCCCCGTCTACTGGAGCACGATCGGGGTGGTAGCGCTCGGGCTCCTCGTCGTGATGCTGGTCCGCCGCATCCGCAGCACCCTCGCCCGAGGGGCGGCCGTGGTCGGCGCCGCTGCCGTCGCCGGAGCATTTCTTGCCGCCTACAGCGCGCTGGGGGCCACCTCCTTCTCGTGA
- a CDS encoding ABC transporter substrate-binding protein: protein MPLSPTRLTRRSRVRATAGFAVAALTLAGCSTTTEATTSAAGGAGASAQTVTVEDYFGDVEIPAEPLRVVAADPISLSLMLSLDVEPVAASFNPLAAPAHLGDLSAIENIAGADGGFAPDLEKILAQDPDLVVVVAGYDGEGDEAWNKETYDRIAATGIPTYGFAYDDGVSIDDVASGVSSVASALGKTDEGDALMAALDERMAALTERVDAAGLDVLPVSAVRLSADGAYSIRVGTGESIAFRGAGLSQPEGQQDPTAFRIDLSAENLDLLDSADTLFVYTDDGAETEKDTITSSPLWPTLAAVREDRVHWVDASVWNASDPIALNMILDDIETMFVEPGEQQAAG from the coding sequence ATGCCCCTCTCCCCGACCCGCCTCACCCGTCGATCACGCGTCCGCGCCACAGCCGGCTTCGCCGTCGCAGCGCTCACGCTGGCCGGGTGCTCGACGACCACCGAGGCCACGACGTCTGCGGCAGGTGGCGCGGGTGCATCGGCGCAGACGGTCACCGTCGAGGACTACTTCGGAGATGTCGAGATCCCCGCCGAACCCCTCCGGGTGGTGGCGGCGGACCCGATCTCGCTGTCTCTCATGCTCTCTCTCGACGTCGAGCCCGTCGCCGCGTCGTTCAACCCGCTCGCCGCGCCAGCGCACCTGGGCGACCTCTCGGCGATCGAGAACATCGCCGGCGCCGACGGCGGGTTCGCCCCCGACCTGGAGAAGATCCTCGCTCAGGACCCGGACCTCGTGGTCGTCGTCGCGGGCTACGACGGCGAGGGCGACGAGGCGTGGAACAAGGAGACCTACGACCGCATCGCGGCGACCGGGATCCCCACCTACGGCTTCGCCTACGACGACGGGGTGTCGATCGACGACGTCGCCAGCGGTGTCTCGTCCGTCGCCTCGGCACTCGGCAAGACCGACGAGGGTGACGCGCTCATGGCCGCGCTCGACGAGCGCATGGCCGCGCTCACCGAGCGCGTCGACGCAGCAGGGCTGGACGTCCTCCCGGTGTCGGCGGTCAGGCTGAGCGCCGACGGAGCCTACTCGATCCGGGTCGGCACGGGTGAGAGCATCGCGTTCCGAGGCGCAGGGCTGTCCCAGCCCGAGGGCCAGCAGGACCCCACGGCGTTCCGCATCGACCTCTCCGCGGAGAACCTCGACCTCCTCGACTCCGCGGACACCCTCTTCGTGTACACCGACGACGGCGCCGAGACCGAGAAGGACACCATCACCTCGTCCCCGCTGTGGCCCACCCTCGCCGCAGTCCGCGAGGACCGTGTGCACTGGGTGGACGCGAGCGTCTGGAACGCGTCAGACCCCATCGCCCTGAACATGATCCTCGACGACATCGAGACGATGTTCGTCGAGCCCGGCGAGCAGCAGGCGGCCGGGTGA
- a CDS encoding siderophore-interacting protein, which translates to MTTPAGRPGYVLARVVDTLRLTPSFIRVELRTEGPGSISSSGIPDEIVHLYFPADGEASPPLMTLEDGVLAHHEPGAARESRNYTVRRWDRDLVTIDFVDHGDGLAASWARSAQPGQVLGVWGTRAWYSPPAETDWMLLVADLPGIPALLRILEQRPAGVRVHAVAEVAHHDDILEHAEDPAVTIDWIVAGNGRSASLMAEAAISYGPPPGDGYVWFAGEASVGRSLRKHFRGERQMDAHRLALVGYWRDDKERWLTRYHEQSDALLADYERATLGARTEAEAEIYWDEILERAGL; encoded by the coding sequence GTGACGACCCCCGCGGGCCGCCCCGGGTACGTCCTCGCGCGCGTCGTCGACACGCTCCGCCTGACGCCGTCGTTCATCCGGGTGGAGCTCCGCACCGAAGGGCCCGGATCGATCTCCTCCAGCGGCATCCCCGACGAGATCGTGCACCTGTACTTCCCGGCGGACGGTGAGGCGTCACCGCCGCTGATGACGCTGGAGGACGGCGTCCTCGCCCACCACGAGCCCGGAGCAGCGCGCGAGTCGCGCAACTACACGGTCCGGCGCTGGGACCGCGACCTCGTCACGATCGACTTCGTCGACCACGGTGACGGGCTCGCGGCGTCCTGGGCGCGGTCGGCCCAGCCAGGGCAGGTGCTCGGGGTGTGGGGCACCCGCGCGTGGTACAGCCCGCCGGCCGAGACCGACTGGATGCTACTCGTCGCCGACCTCCCCGGGATCCCCGCGCTGCTCCGCATCCTCGAGCAGCGGCCCGCCGGCGTCCGGGTGCACGCCGTCGCCGAGGTCGCGCACCACGACGACATCCTCGAGCACGCCGAGGATCCTGCCGTGACGATCGACTGGATCGTCGCGGGCAACGGTCGCTCGGCCTCCCTCATGGCGGAGGCCGCGATCTCCTACGGGCCGCCGCCCGGCGACGGCTACGTGTGGTTCGCCGGCGAGGCGTCCGTCGGCCGGAGCCTGCGCAAGCACTTCCGCGGCGAGCGGCAGATGGACGCACACCGTCTGGCGCTCGTCGGGTACTGGAGAGACGACAAGGAACGCTGGCTGACCCGGTACCACGAGCAGTCAGACGCTCTCCTGGCGGACTACGAGCGCGCCACGCTCGGAGCCCGCACAGAGGCCGAGGCCGAGATCTACTGGGACGAGATCCTCGAGCGCGCAGGGCTCTGA
- a CDS encoding ester cyclase, with protein sequence MTTDLRETMQRFVEFINSGDPSMGREVISPDAAFLTPFSPTPLRGLEGYLQILEVMRGAFPDVQWSLEQLVVEGGQVAARFELRGTHRGEFLGVAATGKQVAVGASNFYRFSDGLIVDETGQPDLLSLLGQIGALPPALA encoded by the coding sequence ATGACCACCGACCTGCGCGAGACGATGCAGCGATTCGTGGAGTTCATCAACAGCGGCGACCCCTCGATGGGCCGTGAGGTGATCTCTCCAGACGCAGCGTTCCTGACCCCGTTCTCACCCACGCCCCTCCGAGGTCTCGAGGGCTACCTCCAGATCCTCGAGGTCATGCGAGGTGCGTTCCCCGACGTCCAGTGGTCCCTCGAGCAGCTCGTCGTCGAAGGAGGCCAGGTGGCGGCTCGTTTCGAGCTCCGCGGCACGCACCGAGGTGAGTTCCTGGGTGTCGCGGCCACGGGCAAGCAGGTAGCCGTCGGGGCGAGCAACTTCTACCGGTTCTCGGACGGGCTGATCGTCGACGAGACCGGGCAGCCCGACCTGCTCAGCCTGCTCGGCCAGATCGGAGCGTTGCCGCCCGCGCTCGCGTGA
- a CDS encoding MarR family winged helix-turn-helix transcriptional regulator — translation MSAHEYFAALVRHETDLWNTVEKRMRGEGVLSLARLEVLRVIAAAPAGARVQDVADGVGTSIAASSRLLDRLDADGLLDRTPDPVDRRSVRSTLSPLGRSALAIASERFSEALDSVLSAADAEVIAAGVAAIERMQTALESSR, via the coding sequence ATGAGCGCTCACGAGTACTTCGCTGCGCTGGTGCGTCACGAGACCGACCTGTGGAACACGGTGGAGAAGCGGATGCGTGGCGAGGGGGTGCTGAGCCTGGCGCGCCTGGAGGTGCTGCGTGTCATCGCAGCGGCACCGGCCGGCGCTCGGGTGCAGGACGTCGCCGACGGGGTCGGCACCTCGATCGCCGCGTCGAGCAGGCTCCTGGACCGTCTCGACGCCGACGGGCTCCTCGACCGCACGCCCGACCCGGTCGACCGGCGCAGCGTCCGCAGCACCCTGTCTCCTCTCGGACGGTCAGCCCTGGCCATCGCGAGCGAGCGCTTCTCCGAGGCCCTCGACTCCGTCTTGAGTGCCGCAGACGCCGAGGTGATCGCCGCTGGCGTGGCCGCGATCGAACGCATGCAGACGGCGCTGGAGTCGAGCCGATGA
- a CDS encoding zinc-binding alcohol dehydrogenase family protein yields MTRTMRAVVVDGPGGPEVLRLRDVPVPVPGEGQVLIRVEAFGLNRSELHFRRGVGHFGSFPRVPGIEAVGTVEAAPGGEYEPGAQVAALMGGMGRTFDGGYAEYTLVPTSSVVPFTSTLDWAVLGAVPEMLQTAHGSLTVGVDTRPGDTVLVRGGTSSVGLACIVLAKRIGASVIATTRNPGRADMLRGIGADHVVIDTGTIAGQVREISPRGVDGAVELIGTDTLPDTLRATAVHGIVSFSGMLADAWTIPDFYPMAVIPNGVRLTAYSGEASDLPARVLQEFLDDVAAGTATVPIAKVYALDDIVQAHHDMEDGARSGKLVVTTR; encoded by the coding sequence ATGACCCGCACGATGCGCGCGGTCGTCGTCGACGGCCCCGGCGGCCCTGAGGTCCTGCGTCTCCGAGACGTACCCGTACCGGTCCCGGGCGAGGGCCAGGTCTTGATCCGGGTGGAGGCGTTCGGGCTCAACCGCTCGGAGCTCCACTTCCGCCGCGGGGTCGGCCACTTCGGCAGCTTCCCGCGCGTGCCCGGCATCGAGGCCGTGGGTACCGTCGAGGCGGCACCTGGCGGTGAGTACGAGCCCGGGGCCCAGGTCGCGGCCCTCATGGGCGGGATGGGGCGGACCTTCGACGGCGGCTACGCCGAGTACACCCTCGTGCCGACCAGCAGCGTCGTACCGTTCACCAGCACCCTCGACTGGGCGGTGCTCGGCGCCGTCCCGGAGATGCTGCAGACCGCCCACGGCTCCCTCACCGTCGGGGTGGACACCCGACCCGGGGACACCGTGCTGGTGCGCGGCGGCACCTCGTCGGTCGGTCTCGCGTGCATCGTCCTGGCCAAGCGGATCGGTGCGTCCGTGATCGCCACCACCCGCAACCCCGGGCGCGCTGACATGCTCCGAGGCATCGGCGCCGACCACGTGGTCATCGACACCGGGACCATCGCCGGGCAGGTCCGCGAGATCTCACCACGAGGCGTCGACGGGGCGGTCGAGCTCATCGGGACAGACACCCTGCCCGACACCTTGCGGGCGACCGCCGTGCACGGCATCGTCTCCTTCAGCGGGATGCTCGCAGACGCCTGGACCATCCCCGACTTCTACCCGATGGCCGTGATCCCGAACGGGGTCCGGCTCACCGCGTACTCCGGCGAAGCCAGCGACCTCCCCGCCCGAGTGCTCCAGGAGTTCCTCGACGACGTCGCCGCAGGCACCGCGACCGTCCCGATCGCGAAGGTCTACGCGCTCGACGACATCGTCCAGGCCCACCACGACATGGAGGACGGAGCACGGTCGGGCAAGCTCGTGGTCACCACACGGTGA
- a CDS encoding alpha/beta fold hydrolase produces the protein MVQVHHRQRTVDGHQIFYREAGDPAAPTLVLLHGYPTSSSMFRHLIPLLADRFHVVAPDHLGFGLSDAPSTSEVDYSFDLLADITEGLLADLGVDRYAIYVQDYGAPVGWRLALRRPEAITAIITQSGNAYDEGFVEDFWEPVIAYQRSQDATTEAAIRGALSLDAIRWQYVHGVADTTLVDPEAWVHDHALVSRPGNDLVQLALFRDYATNVALYPQVHEYFRTSQVPLLAVWGEGDEIFGPDGARAFSRDLPDAEVHLVPGGHFLLESAVHEVADLIRDFLGSRVTVW, from the coding sequence ATGGTCCAGGTCCACCACCGTCAGCGCACCGTCGACGGGCACCAGATCTTCTACCGTGAGGCGGGCGACCCGGCCGCCCCCACCCTCGTGCTCCTGCACGGGTACCCGACGAGCTCGTCCATGTTCCGTCACCTGATCCCGCTGCTCGCCGACCGCTTCCACGTCGTCGCCCCCGACCACCTCGGCTTCGGGCTCTCTGACGCACCGAGCACGAGCGAGGTCGACTACAGCTTCGACCTGCTGGCCGACATCACCGAGGGACTGCTCGCCGACCTCGGGGTGGATCGTTACGCGATCTACGTCCAGGACTACGGTGCACCCGTCGGCTGGCGGCTCGCCCTGCGGCGGCCTGAGGCGATCACGGCGATCATCACCCAGAGCGGCAACGCCTACGACGAAGGCTTTGTCGAGGACTTCTGGGAGCCGGTGATCGCGTACCAGCGCTCGCAGGACGCCACGACCGAGGCGGCGATCCGCGGGGCCCTGAGCCTCGACGCGATCCGCTGGCAGTACGTGCACGGGGTCGCCGACACCACGCTCGTCGACCCCGAGGCATGGGTCCACGACCACGCCCTGGTCTCGCGCCCCGGCAACGACCTCGTCCAGCTGGCGCTCTTCCGCGACTACGCCACCAACGTCGCCCTGTACCCCCAGGTCCACGAGTACTTCCGGACCAGCCAGGTGCCCCTGCTGGCCGTCTGGGGCGAGGGTGACGAGATCTTCGGCCCCGACGGTGCGCGGGCGTTCAGCCGAGACCTGCCTGACGCCGAGGTCCACCTCGTCCCGGGCGGGCACTTCCTGCTCGAGAGCGCCGTCCACGAGGTCGCCGACCTCATCCGTGACTTCCTCGGGTCGAGGGTCACCGTGTGGTGA
- a CDS encoding CGNR zinc finger domain-containing protein — translation MVDVSPNELLLLALLNSTPREGDEIVDALGDDAGAATWTLEHGGTGTLREVGLVREVREALQGVVRGDAGPQSLAPFLRDVSQVPTITSVTLQWQLQAPDDSLLAARAVIAWSELEQTRPGRLRSCGNPDCRLFLVDRSHGNRAQWCSMAVCGNRMKARRHYDRKREATAVPPAP, via the coding sequence ATGGTTGACGTCTCCCCGAACGAGCTCCTGCTCCTCGCCCTGCTCAACTCGACCCCCCGAGAGGGCGACGAGATCGTCGACGCCCTGGGCGACGACGCGGGCGCCGCCACCTGGACCCTGGAGCACGGTGGCACCGGGACGCTCCGCGAGGTGGGGCTGGTCCGCGAGGTCCGCGAGGCGCTCCAGGGAGTCGTCCGCGGAGACGCCGGACCTCAGTCGCTCGCCCCGTTCCTCCGAGACGTCAGCCAGGTCCCGACGATCACCTCGGTCACCCTGCAGTGGCAGCTGCAGGCGCCCGACGACAGCCTCCTCGCCGCCCGCGCCGTCATCGCCTGGAGCGAGCTCGAGCAGACCCGACCGGGCAGGCTCCGCTCGTGCGGCAACCCCGACTGCCGCCTGTTCCTCGTCGACCGCAGCCACGGCAACCGTGCGCAGTGGTGCTCGATGGCCGTCTGCGGGAACCGCATGAAGGCGCGTCGCCACTACGACCGGAAGCGCGAGGCCACCGCCGTCCCGCCGGCGCCCTAG